One Treponema pectinovorum DNA segment encodes these proteins:
- a CDS encoding MBL fold metallo-hydrolase, with product MSIVKVIQTGPLLVNSLVVSLCENKVFVVDPACCSFSSDEKKISSYLEQNKLDLVAIVLTHGHFDHVAGLPSLKRMYPDVPILIHKADSFMIGDSCANIQSKQLSYIGFSDFIPYVSSLPNFDFELEDEKNLFECLGEFSKSLEDKELKNTLFSWKILHTPGHTMGSVCLYNAKEKILISGDTVFYQSWGRTDLGGSEELILKSLARLKKLVEPETTVYPGHDYFGFKMKENYL from the coding sequence TTTCGCTTTGTGAGAATAAGGTTTTTGTTGTTGATCCTGCCTGTTGTTCGTTTAGTTCAGACGAAAAAAAGATTTCATCGTACTTGGAACAAAATAAATTGGACTTGGTCGCAATAGTTTTGACTCATGGGCATTTTGACCATGTTGCAGGACTTCCGTCCCTAAAAAGAATGTATCCTGATGTTCCAATCTTAATTCATAAAGCAGACAGTTTTATGATAGGCGACTCTTGTGCAAATATTCAATCAAAACAACTTTCGTATATTGGTTTTTCAGATTTTATTCCCTATGTTAGCTCTTTGCCCAATTTTGATTTTGAACTCGAAGATGAAAAAAATCTCTTTGAATGTTTAGGTGAATTTTCAAAATCTCTAGAAGATAAAGAATTAAAAAATACACTTTTCTCATGGAAAATTTTGCATACTCCAGGGCACACGATGGGAAGCGTTTGCCTTTATAATGCAAAAGAAAAAATTTTAATTTCTGGAGATACAGTTTTTTATCAAAGTTGGGGAAGAACAGATTTGGGCGGAAGCGAAGAGTTGATTTTAAAAAGCCTTGCACGGTTAAAAAAACTTGTAGAACCAGAAACAACCGTCTATCCAGGACACGATTATTTTGGATTTAAGATGAAAGAAAATTATCTTTAA